The genomic stretch ACTCCAACTGGAATCCGTGAACAGTAGCGTCCACTCTCCCGCTAAGTCATAGTGAGAAAACGAGGCAACGCCAGTGCCTTCTTCGGCCACCAAGGTCACTGGATTTTGTCGATAAGGTCGAAACAGATCCAGCGGGCGATAACCATAACCAACGCCCCAATCCAAACGTAATTTGCCAATGCTCACATCCAGCAGCCAATCCCCGACTTGCCACTCACCTAACCAAGCCAACTCACGCACCACCCACTGGCTATCGCGGCTCTCCCACCAAACCGAACGCTCGCCATTATTGAGGTAAAGCCCATCGCTGTAGAGGGCGAACGAAGAGGTCCATTGCCCCTGCTGAGTGTGATACGCCAGTTGTAAATCCAACATCGCGTTGAGTTCACTGCGATGCGCATATTGTGTGGTAGTGAATACAGATTGGCGAGATTGCGCCGCTTCGTAACTGAGCGCCCAATCCCACTCACTGCTCAGCTCCCCAGCCATTGCCCACCAAGGTAAAGTGCTAAGCAGTAGGCTATGTGCCCACTTCGCAGGCGACAGATAAGCAGGTCGACGGTGCACACAAACCTCCATTGATTTGCTCCTTAGTTAGCTAGAACTGCACCGAATCGGCCTTAGAGAGGTAGCTGGGATTGTAAAACTTATCCTCAAGCTGCCATGGCTGAACATCTTGATACTCAATGACGGTTTTCTTTGCTGGCTGAATATGATCGAGCAACGTCATTTCCGTCACGCTCAGCTCCCCGTTGCGCTCGCCACGGGTAAACCAAGCTTGCTTTGCCAACTTGCCAGAGCGTAGATAGAGATCCGCCTTGAGTGGAAAGTGCTCAGGTACGGTCAACCACAAATCGATGGTTTGATAACTGGCCCCTGAGGTTTTGGCCGTCAGCTGTAAGTGCTGTGTGGGCGTTGCCTGCCCTGACAGCGAGGACACGCTTTCCTCCGCTCTCCATATCGCTTGGTAGTCCTCACTCCAAGTGAGGGTTGAAATGTCCCCTACCGACGCTTCCCCCAGCAGTTTCTGCATTGGCGTGATGCGAATCGGTCGACGGCTTTTTGGCATTTGCAACCAGTAGTTATCTTGCAGCATCAACATCTTTTGCCCCGCCTCTACGGCCGATTTAAAAATCACCAGAGATTCGCGATTTGGCCGTGTGTAAACGTGGTACTCACGGGTTTTGTCCAACTGATCGTTCTCATACAGGCTCACCAATGAGACCACACGCGCAGACGTTTCTTTGAGTCGGTAATCGTCCGCTTGCTTGATCATGCTCACCACTTGTTCATCGCTCGGTTGAGCCGACGCCCAGTTTGAGGCGCAAAGCAGCGCCATCCATAAGCCAGCTTTTATTGCGTTATACATAGGTTAGCGCCTCCGTAATCGGTTTGTTTACCCCTTTGCGGGCTGAAAGATAGGCAGCCAGAAGGCAGATACACACCACGCCAACCGCCGCGATGGCCACCAGTTCAAATGAGAAATAAACCATCAGTGGGTAACCATCGGTTCTGCCTGGAGGCGGTGGCATTTGTACATCCACCACCATTAAAAGCAGTGAGATAGCACCACTGGCCAGCGCACCAACAAGGCTACCCAGCAAAGCCAATAGCCCCGCTTCACGTAAGAAGCCAATGATGATGTCGCGCGGATAACTGCCCAGTGCCGATAAGGTACCAATTTCGCGGGTTCGCTCGGTGACCGACATGGTCATGGTATTAAACAGTGCCACAAACACCACCAACCCCATCACCGCCCCCATGA from Vibrio vulnificus NBRC 15645 = ATCC 27562 encodes the following:
- a CDS encoding outer membrane lipoprotein-sorting protein: MYNAIKAGLWMALLCASNWASAQPSDEQVVSMIKQADDYRLKETSARVVSLVSLYENDQLDKTREYHVYTRPNRESLVIFKSAVEAGQKMLMLQDNYWLQMPKSRRPIRITPMQKLLGEASVGDISTLTWSEDYQAIWRAEESVSSLSGQATPTQHLQLTAKTSGASYQTIDLWLTVPEHFPLKADLYLRSGKLAKQAWFTRGERNGELSVTEMTLLDHIQPAKKTVIEYQDVQPWQLEDKFYNPSYLSKADSVQF